CGGGCGACATCCCGGCGATCGTGGCCACGTACACGCTGGGGCCGGCAGCCGGTGTAGCCATTCAGGGCATCAAGGTCGGCCTGTTCATCCTGTCCGGCAAGGGCAGCACGGGCTGGATCGGCGGACTGGCCAACTTCACGGCCGGCTCGGCCCTGGTCATTGCCGCGGGGGTCTCGCACCGGCTGTTTGATCGGGCGGGCCTGAAGCACTGGATCTGGACCTTCCTCTCCGCGGTCATCGGCACGGTGATCATGGCGGCCATCCTGATCCCTGCGAACGCGCTCTTCATCTACCCGCTGTGGGGCATGCAGGGCACCGCAGCCTGGGTCGGCGCGCTAACGCTGTCGACCCCGTTCAACCTGTTCAAGGGCATGCTCTCCACCAGCATCAGCCTGGCCTTCTACCGGCGGCTGGAGCCCTTCCTGCTCGGCCGTGCGGCGGATCGGGTGGCATAACACAACAGTGGATGCGATCGATCGAGTAGGAGGGGGCGGCTAGCCCCCGTCCTCTCACACCACCGGACATGCGGGTCCGCATCCGGCGGTTCGCCAGGATTGACGAGTCGCTTCATAACATTCGGTCAGGCTTATCAGCCCCTGGGCACGCCAGTAGGCGTCGCCCAGGGCGCTGTTTAGTGGGCCACCTGCCATCCGCCACGGGCCTTTGCGGCTGTTGGCGAGTTGGTGGACTACCCATTCGGGCAAACCGAGGGCGCGCAACTCCCGAAAGCGCGTGCGTACACGCTTCCACTGCTTCCATACGCATGCTCGCAGCCGACGCTTCAGCCATCCTTCGAGTCTTTCAAAGGCTGACCTGGCATCGGAGAGCGCATAGTACCCAACCCAGCCCCGCAAGTAAGCATTCAGGCGCCGGATTCGGTCCTCCATGCTCTGGCTGCGGTTGCGGTCCGTCAGCGTGCGGAGCTTGTCCTTCACGCGCTTCAGGCTCTTCGGGGCCAGCCGGATGCGCACTCCCCGGTGCTTGTAGAAGCTAAACCCGAGGAACTGCCGCTTCCACGGCCGGTCCACTGCGCTCTTCTCCTCGTTGACCTTCAGCCGTAACCGCTCCTGCAGGAAGTGGCGCACGCTCCTGTAGACCCGTTCTCCCGCCCGCTTGCTGCGGACGTAGATGTTGCAGTCATCGGCGTACCGGACAAAGTGGTGGCCACGGCGCTCCAGCTCCTTGTCGAGGTCATCCAGCAGGATGTTCGCCAGCAGCGGACTCAGCGGACCGCCCTGCGGCGTCCCTTCCTCCGTCGCCACGACTACCCCGTTCAGCATGACCCCGGCCTGTAAGTACCGCCGGATCAGCCGCAGCACACGCTTATCCGTTACCCGCCGCGCCACGCGGGCCATCAGCACGTCGTGGTTGACCCGGTCGAAGAACTTCTCCAGGTCCATGTCCACGACCCAGTCGTACCCTTCCTCCACGTACTGACGTGCCTTCCTGACCGCATCATGACCCCGCCGCCCCGGCCGAAAGCCGTAGCTGGATTCGGAGAATGTCGGGTCAAAGATCGGCGTCAGTACTTGCAGGAGTGCCTGCTGGATCAGGCGGTCCATCACGGTGGGAATACCCAACATCCGCTTGCCGCCGCCCGGTTTCGGGATTTCGACCCGGCGGACTGGCTGCGGTCTGTAGGTCCCCCGGAGCAGTTCCTCACGGATGCGCTCCCACTCCGAGCGGATCTGGTCCCGCAGCCGTTCGGTGGGGACACCGTCCTCGCCTGGGGCGCCTCCGTTCCGCTCCACCCGTTTCAGGGCGGCCAGCATGTTCTCCCTGGCCACCACCTGGTGCTGCCGGTGGGATCGACGAGCAGACGCATGCGCCGGACCCGGAAGTCGTTGCCAAGCCCGTGACAAGGCGATTCACGGCGGGCGAGAAGGCCCGGATTCTAGCAGAGGCTGATCAGTGTCGTCGTGGCGAGTTGGGGGCACTGTGTCGGCGGGAAGGGATCTACTGGTCCACACTCCGCACCTCAGGTCCTGCGCGTCAGCCCCCTCCCCGCCCCGACTCACGCGCAGAATCTGAACCAGCCGGCCCGGACCTACCTCAGATTCTGCGCGTCTGCCCCCTCCCCACCGCTGGCTCACGCGCAGAATCTGAACCGGCCAGCCCGCACCAACCTCAGATTCTGCGCGTCAGCCCCCTCCTCACCCCAAGCGCTCGCGCAGAATCTGAACCAGCCGGCCCGCACCAACCTCAGATTCTGCGCGTCTCCCCCCTCCCCACCGCTGGCTCACGCGCAGAATTTGAACCGGCCAGCCCGGGCCAACCTCAGATTCTGCGCGTCAGCCCCCTACCCACCCCTGACTCACGCGCAGAATCTGTACCGGCAGCCCTCGGCAACCTCAGGTCCTGCGCGTCGGCCCCCTCCCCGCCCCAACTCACGCGCAGAATCTGAACCAGCCGGCCCGCACCAACCTCAGATTCTGCGCGTCAGCCCGCTCCTCACCCCAAGCGCTCGCGCAGAATCTGAACCAGCCGGCCCGCACCAACCTCAGATTCTGCGCGTCAGCCCCCTCCCCGCCCCAGCCCACGCGCAGAATCTGAACCAGCCGGCCCGCACCAACCTCACATTCTGCGCGTCTGCCCCCTCCCCACCGCTGGCTCACGCGCAGAATCTGTACCGGCCAGCCCTCGGCAACCTCAGGTCTTGCGCGTCAGCCCCCTCCCCGCCCCAACTCACGCGCAGAATCTGAACCAGCCGGCCCGGACCTACCTCAGATTCTGCGCGTCTGCCCCCTCCCCACCGCTGGCTCACGCGCAGAATTTGAACCGGCCAGCCCGCACCAACCTCAGATTCTGCGCGTCGTCCCCCTCCCCACCCCTGACTCACGCGCAGAATTTGAACCGGCCTCCCCAGGCCAACCTCAGATTTTGCGCGTCTGCCCCCTCCTCACCCCAGGCGCACGCGCAGAATTTGAACCAGCCAGCCCGCACCTGCCTCCGATTCTGCGCGTCATCCCCCTCCTCACCCCAGCTCACACGCTGAACCTGAACCTGTCATCCCCGTCAACCAGGCATCTGTCACCTCGGCCGTCTCCCCGAAGCCGGCATGCGCTCACCACCCGTGCGCAGGGCCCGGGCAACGCTCTTCACACATGCTACAACCATACTGCTAGTACCCGCGCAGGATCTGTAACGAAATGGGAATCAATTCCTGATCCTGGCAGGACTCTGCGTCCGAATAGCGAACTAATATTCGGGTGATGTGATGTGACGGTCCATTTCCTCCCCAGCCAGGTAAAGGTGCCGCGCCACATCCTCCTGCACGACCAGTTGACTCCGGCGGCGAAAGTCCTGTGGGCAGGGCTTCAGCTGCGCCCCAAGAACCAAGAACACCTCGCGCAACTCTGCGGCCTCTCCCAGGCCAGCATTAAACCGGGGCAAACCCAACTCGAACGGTTCTCCCTGCTCAACCCCGGCCCGTTCCCCAGGGCCGACTGGGCGTTCCTCCCGGTTGACCTTCTCCGCACCAAGCCCGTCCATCCTCAGGCGAAGATCACTTACGCGGCCATCCAGCTGCTGCCCACGTTTGCAGACGGCGTCGCCGAGGCGACCACTGAACAGCTGACGCAACTGACCGGCCGGCATCCGGCAACCGTGCGGAGGGCGCTGCGAAGCCTCGTCGACGCGGGTTGGCTCCAAGTTCGCCGATCCGGGAGAACGAACGTTCTACAGATCCTGGTTCTCAACCCCCAACTCGAAGCCCAGAAGAGCATGATCGCCCAGATCAACCGCAGGCTGGAAAGGGCGCCCTACCTGGGTGAAGCGATCATGCGCGAGTGGCTCACCTTGACGGTCGACCGGGACAACTTCGAGGACGACGCTTCACCCGGCTTTCTCGTCAACCCCTACACCGGCGAGGAGTTGAAGATCGACCGCCTCTACCCGCCGGACGTGGGGTTCGAGTTCAACGGCCCTCAGCACTACGGCCCGACGGACCTCTATCCCAACGAAGAGCAGGCGCGCAGGCAGATGGGGCGCGACCTCATCAAGCAGGCCATCTGCACGCAACGGGGGATTCTCCTGGTGACCATTCACGCCGAGGACCTCTCGCTGGAAGGCATGCTGAAACGGCTCCCGGACCGGCTGCCGCTGCGCAGCCTCGACCACAAGGAGCTCGTCATCGCCCATCTGCAGTCCGTCAGCAGGGCGTACCGGCAGAAGGTCCCGCTCCCTCCACCTGTGCCCAAACAGGCGTGCCCACCCGGGTACGCGACGGGCGGGAACGCGCAACAGTACGCGTCCCGGTAAGTCCAGTCCGACGAGCCGCCCGGCCGTTCGCCGGCTACAAAATCACTGCCCAACAGGTCCCTCCGGCCGTCCCAGGCGACACGTTCCCAGCCCCAATAGGCCCCCCGGCCGTCCCAGGCGACACGTTCCCTGCCCCAACAGGCCCCTCCGGCCGTCCCAGGCGACACGTTCCCTGCCCCAACAGGCCCCCCCTGGCCGTCCCAGGCTACATGATCCTTGCCCAACAGGCCCCTCCGGCCGTCATAGGCAACACGTTCCCTGCCTCAACGGCCTCGCCAGCCTTTCCTGTCGAGTGATCATAAGCAGCCCCCGGGGCCGGTGGCCCCGGGGGACTACACATATGACAGAACAAGGCCAGAACGATGAGGGGATGGCGGCCGGCAACAGGGAGCGGCCGCACGGTTCCACCCAGGACTACACCAACTTGTTCTGCAGCGCGTAAATCGCCAGCTGCGTCCGGTCCTGGAGCTGCAGCTTCTCCAGCAGGTGCGAAACGTGCGTCTTCACCGTCCGCTCCCCGATGAAGAGCCGCTCCCCGATCTCCTTGTTGGAGAGCCCCTGGGCGATCAGCTTCAGGACCTCCAGCTCCCGGGGCGTGATCTCCTCCACCCCCGCCGAGGCCTTGGGCGGTGCGGTGAGCTCCTGCATCATCCGCTGGGCGGCGACCGGGTGCAGCGTAGGCTGGCCCGAAACGGCCTTCCGGATGGTCTCCGCCAGCTCATCGGCCGCAATGTCCTTCAGCACGTAGGAGAGGGCGCCCGCCCGGATCGCCGGGACGACCAGCTCGTCGTCGGGCATCGACGTCAGGACGATCACCCGCACGCCCGGATGGGCCTCCAGACACCGCTTCGTCCCCTCGATGCCGTCCACCCGGGGCATGATCAGGTCCATCAGGATCACGTCCGGCTTCAGCTCCGCCGTCAGCCGCGCGGCCTCTTCGCCGTTCTCCGCCTCCCCCACCACCACGATGTCCGGCTCGGTGGAGAGGTAGATCTTCAGCCCTTCCCGCACCATCTTGTGGTCATCCACGATCAACAGCCGAATCACCCGGGCCACCTCCTGATTGTCCCGCACCTACTGCCGCGACACTACCACTGTTAACGCCTGGGCGCCCGGCGCACGCCGCCCCGCTGCGCATGCGGCGCCCGCTCACCCTGCGCCTCTTCGACGCCCGCCCGGCCCCCTGCGCCGGGTAGGCTGCCTGTCCGCACCGCCGCCACCCTATGGACCGCCGCCCTCGTCCCTCGGCGGCGAAGGCGGCAGGACCGCCAGCACCTCGGTGCCTTCCCCGGGGGCGCTGCGCACCTGAATGCTCCCGCCGAGGGCGGCCATGCGCTCGTGCATCCCCGCCAGGCCCACGGCCGTTGGCCGGATGCCGGCCCGGCGGTCGAATCCGACGCCGTCGTCGGCCACGAGCAACCGGATCTCGCCCTCGCCCGCCCGTTCCAGCACGACCCGGATCCGACTCGCCCGGGCGTGCTTGGCGACGTTGTTCAGGGCCTCCTGCGCCACCCGGAAGAGCGCCTCGCCCTCAGCGCCCCGGAGCCGCAGGGCCTGGTCGATCTCGTTCTCGACGGCCCAGTTCTCCCGCTCCGCCACCGTCTTCACGTACTCCGCCAGCGCCGGCCCCAGGCCGTGCTGCTCCAGCGTCGTCGGACGGAGCTGCAGGATCAGCTCCCGGATCTGGCTGTGGGCCGTGCGGGCCAATTCCTCCAGGTTGGCCAGCTCCGTCACGAGCTGCGGTTCAACCCCGGCGCCATCCCCGCCGGCTGCGGCACCGCTCGCGGCGCCGACCCGCTTCCGGACCGCCGCGGCCCGGAGCGAGAGCACGAAGAGCTGCTGGTTCACCGTGTCGTGCAGGTCCCGTGCGATGCGGGCCCGTTCCTCCAGGGCGGCGCCCCGCCCCGCCTCCTCGGCCAGCAGCCGGTTCTGCTCCGCCAGCCGGGAGAGCTGGCCCACCGCTTGCTCCAGGTAGGCGGCCATCTCGTTGAGCTGCATCTCCAGCTCCCCGATCTCGTCGGCGTCACTCACCGGCAGCCGGGCCGAGAGATCGCCCCGGCGGATGCGTGCGGCGAGGTCCCCGGCGTTCCACAGCCGACGCTTGATGCCCCTGGCCAGCTGGAAGCTCCATGCGGCGGCGGCGAGCCCGCCCGCGACGCCGGCGGCGACGCCAGCCACCAGCGCCTCGTTCCATCCAAAGCCCTGCTGGAGGGCGACCCAGACGCCGAAGACCGCCAGACCGCTGGCCAGCAGGCCGGCCGCGGCGGTAACCGCCACCAGCTGCCACTGCAGCCCCAGCGTGCGTCGTTCTTCCATGCGCCCTTCCATGTCAGAACACCCGGAACTGGGTGGTCGGCACCCGCTCGATGGTGATGTCGCCGACCCCGACGTGCACGTCGATGATCAGTTCCGCATCCGCGCCCGGCACGATCTCCTCCCGCTCCAGCGACACCGCGCCGACCCCGTCGCGCTCCTCGCCCAGGACGTCCAGGCTCCCGGTGATCGTCGCTTCCGCCCGGGCCCGCACTGAGACGTTGTCGGGCACCCGCACCTTCGTGTCGCCGACGAACTTGGCGATCTCGATTCGGTGCACCCCGGGGGAGATGGCGGCCGTGGTCAGATCGAGCCGGAGGTCGCCGACGAAGGTCTGCAGGTGCAGATCCTCCTCCAGCACCCAGGGCTCGTTGCCCATCTTCAGGTCCGAAACGAAGTGGGTGCCGGACCGGACGGGCTTGTAGCTGCCGGACCGGGAGGACTGGCCGGACGAGCGCGGCGTGGTGAACACGTAGACGCCCACCCCCCGGCCGAACAGCATCGAGATGCCCAGGGCGATGAGCAGGAGCGGCCATCCCATGCGGAGGACGTCCCCGCCCGTGATGGTGGTGACGCCGGCCTGAGCCAGGATGTTGAACAGGCCGATGGCGGCGATCCAGAGGCCCACACCCAGGGTGAACACCCTCGGACGGCTCCGGCGCAGCCCGCTGCCGGCGATCGACAGCCCGATCAGGAGGAGGGCGGCCGCCCCGAACGAGATGCCGCGAATCCACCCCATGGTCTGCAGCAAATAGAGCGCACCGACGATGACCAACAGCAGTCCGATCGTATTCCGGCGCACCCGAACCCCTCCCTTCGCGAAGCCCGATTCCATCCTACCTGAAGGACGCCCGGCGGTACAGGTACGCGGGTGCGAAAAGGGGCATCGTACCTAGGTACGATGCCCTGAACCATCCTCCAGGCCATGCACCCGTGGGACGTTCCACGGCCGGGCAACCCCTGAACGCGGCGGGCGGCTCTGCTACGCCCGCACGCCCCGGGCCTCCTCCCGGGCGCGGTCCCGCAGCGCGTCCACCGCCTCCACGACGTCGCCCCGCCAGGTGGTCGGGTGCTGCACCTCCAGCTCCGTCTCCTGCCCCTTGCCGGTGATGAGCACAATGTCGCCGGTGCGGGCCATGCGGATCGCCTCCCGGATGGCCTCCACCCGGTCCTCGATCAGGTGGATCTCCACCTCGTCCCGGGCCACGCCCGAGGCGATCTGCCGCGCGATCTCCATCGCGTCCTCGGTGCGGGGATCCTCCTCCGTCAGGACCAGCACGTCGCAGTACTCGCCGGCGATCCGGCCCATGTCGGGCCGCTTCGACGGATCCCGCTGGCCGGCCGAACCGAAGACCATGATCACCCGGGAGCCCGGCTCCTTGATCCGGGCCACGTCGGAGAGCAGCTTCTCGAAGCCGTCCGGCGTGTGGGCGTAATCCACCACCACCGTGAAGTCCTGTCCTTCGTCGATGCGCTCGAACCGGCCCGGCGCGCCCTTGGCCGTGCCGAGCGCCGCGACGGCGTCCTGCAGCGAGAAGCCCAGGGCCAGACCGGCCCCCACCGCGGCCATGGCGTTGGACACATTGTAGGTGCCGAAGAGGTGCGGGGCCTCCACGTCGGCCTCGCCCACCGGCGTGATGAGCCGGTAGCGGGCGCCCGGGCCGGTGAGGTGCACGTCCTCGGCCCGGATATCCGCCCCCTCACTGAAGCCGTATGTAAGGGTGCGCACTCCGGCGGGGATCTCCTCCGCCAACCGGCGGCCGTAGGGGTCGTCGATGTTCACCACCGCGGCCGCGCCCGGCTGCAGCCCGCGGAAGAGCCGGGCCTTGGCGGCGTAGTAGCCCTCCATGTCGCCGTGGTAATCCAGGTGCTCGTGGGTGAGGTTGGTGAAGACGGCGACGTCGAACCGGCAGTGGTCCGTGCGCCGCTGCTCCAGCGCGTGGCTGGAGACCTCCATCACCGCGCCCCAGGCCCCGCGCTGCAGCATCGCAGCCAGCAGCCGGTGAATCGTCTGGGGCTCGGGCGTGGTGTACCCCGACTTGCCCTCCAGCACCTCCCGGCCCAGCATCATGCCTGCCGTGCCGATCACCCCCATCGCCTTGCCGGCCGTGCGGGCGATGGCCTCCACCAGGAAGGCCGTCGTGGTCTTGCCGTTGGTTCCCGTGACCCCCACCATCCGGAGCGCGCGGGAGGGATGTCCGTAGAAGCGGTCGGCCAGGGCGCTGAGGGCCAGCCGGGCGTCGGGCACCACCGCCGCGCCGATGCCGGTCGGAACCGCCCAGGGGCGCTGCGTGACTACCGCCACCGCCCCGCGCCGGAGGGCATCCGGGATGAACTGGTGCGCATCCACGTGCGCGCCCGGAATGCACACGAACAGGTCGCCGGGCCTCACCGCGCGGGAATCGGCGGCGATGCCGGTCACGGTGACGTCGGGAGCCTCCAGCACCTGCACGGGGTCCAGGGCCGACAGCAAATCGACCAACTTCAACGGTAGTCCCTCCTGCACATTAAAGCCCTGATTATCTAAGCGTCTTTCGACGTGCGGCCCGCGCATCCTGTCGGGCACGGCCGACAAAATGGGGGACGTATCGGGATTGTATCCAGCGGAAACATAAAACATACCCGATCGAGTAGGAGGGGGCGGCTAGCCCCCGTCCTCTCACACCACCGGACATGCGGGTCCGCATCCGGCGGTTCGCCAGGATTGACGAGTCGCTTCATAGCATTCGGTCAGGCTTATCAGCCCCTGGGCACGCCAGTAGGCGTCGCCCAGGGCGCTGTTTAGTGGGCCACCTGCCATTCGCCACGGGCCTTTGCGGCTGTTGGCGAGTTGGTAGACTACCCATTCGGGCAAACCGAGGGCGCGCAACTCCCGAAAGCGCGTGCGTACACGCTTCCACTGCTTCCATACGCATGCTCGCAGCCGACGCTTCAGCCATCCTTCGAGTCTTTCAAAGGCTGACCTGGCATCGGAGAGCGCATAGTACCCAACCCAGCCCCGCAAGTAGGCATTCAGGCGCCGGATTCGGTCCTCCATGCTCTGGCTGCGG
The nucleotide sequence above comes from Symbiobacterium thermophilum IAM 14863. Encoded proteins:
- a CDS encoding ECF transporter S component; its protein translation is MRNERLHRLVMIGMLGALAFLLMFFGEIYVPPFAEFLRYDPGDIPAIVATYTLGPAAGVAIQGIKVGLFILSGKGSTGWIGGLANFTAGSALVIAAGVSHRLFDRAGLKHWIWTFLSAVIGTVIMAAILIPANALFIYPLWGMQGTAAWVGALTLSTPFNLFKGMLSTSISLAFYRRLEPFLLGRAADRVA
- the ltrA gene encoding group II intron reverse transcriptase/maturase; amino-acid sequence: MLAALKRVERNGGAPGEDGVPTERLRDQIRSEWERIREELLRGTYRPQPVRRVEIPKPGGGKRMLGIPTVMDRLIQQALLQVLTPIFDPTFSESSYGFRPGRRGHDAVRKARQYVEEGYDWVVDMDLEKFFDRVNHDVLMARVARRVTDKRVLRLIRRYLQAGVMLNGVVVATEEGTPQGGPLSPLLANILLDDLDKELERRGHHFVRYADDCNIYVRSKRAGERVYRSVRHFLQERLRLKVNEEKSAVDRPWKRQFLGFSFYKHRGVRIRLAPKSLKRVKDKLRTLTDRNRSQSMEDRIRRLNAYLRGWVGYYALSDARSAFERLEGWLKRRLRACVWKQWKRVRTRFRELRALGLPEWVVHQLANSRKGPWRMAGGPLNSALGDAYWRAQGLISLTECYEATRQSWRTAGCGPACPVV
- a CDS encoding helix-turn-helix domain-containing protein; this translates as MTVHFLPSQVKVPRHILLHDQLTPAAKVLWAGLQLRPKNQEHLAQLCGLSQASIKPGQTQLERFSLLNPGPFPRADWAFLPVDLLRTKPVHPQAKITYAAIQLLPTFADGVAEATTEQLTQLTGRHPATVRRALRSLVDAGWLQVRRSGRTNVLQILVLNPQLEAQKSMIAQINRRLERAPYLGEAIMREWLTLTVDRDNFEDDASPGFLVNPYTGEELKIDRLYPPDVGFEFNGPQHYGPTDLYPNEEQARRQMGRDLIKQAICTQRGILLVTIHAEDLSLEGMLKRLPDRLPLRSLDHKELVIAHLQSVSRAYRQKVPLPPPVPKQACPPGYATGGNAQQYASR
- a CDS encoding response regulator; the protein is MIRLLIVDDHKMVREGLKIYLSTEPDIVVVGEAENGEEAARLTAELKPDVILMDLIMPRVDGIEGTKRCLEAHPGVRVIVLTSMPDDELVVPAIRAGALSYVLKDIAADELAETIRKAVSGQPTLHPVAAQRMMQELTAPPKASAGVEEITPRELEVLKLIAQGLSNKEIGERLFIGERTVKTHVSHLLEKLQLQDRTQLAIYALQNKLV
- a CDS encoding HAMP domain-containing sensor histidine kinase; its protein translation is MEERRTLGLQWQLVAVTAAAGLLASGLAVFGVWVALQQGFGWNEALVAGVAAGVAGGLAAAAWSFQLARGIKRRLWNAGDLAARIRRGDLSARLPVSDADEIGELEMQLNEMAAYLEQAVGQLSRLAEQNRLLAEEAGRGAALEERARIARDLHDTVNQQLFVLSLRAAAVRKRVGAASGAAAGGDGAGVEPQLVTELANLEELARTAHSQIRELILQLRPTTLEQHGLGPALAEYVKTVAERENWAVENEIDQALRLRGAEGEALFRVAQEALNNVAKHARASRIRVVLERAGEGEIRLLVADDGVGFDRRAGIRPTAVGLAGMHERMAALGGSIQVRSAPGEGTEVLAVLPPSPPRDEGGGP
- a CDS encoding cell wall-active antibiotics response protein encodes the protein MRRNTIGLLLVIVGALYLLQTMGWIRGISFGAAALLLIGLSIAGSGLRRSRPRVFTLGVGLWIAAIGLFNILAQAGVTTITGGDVLRMGWPLLLIALGISMLFGRGVGVYVFTTPRSSGQSSRSGSYKPVRSGTHFVSDLKMGNEPWVLEEDLHLQTFVGDLRLDLTTAAISPGVHRIEIAKFVGDTKVRVPDNVSVRARAEATITGSLDVLGEERDGVGAVSLEREEIVPGADAELIIDVHVGVGDITIERVPTTQFRVF
- a CDS encoding UDP-N-acetylmuramoyl-L-alanyl-D-glutamate--2,6-diaminopimelate ligase — translated: MKLVDLLSALDPVQVLEAPDVTVTGIAADSRAVRPGDLFVCIPGAHVDAHQFIPDALRRGAVAVVTQRPWAVPTGIGAAVVPDARLALSALADRFYGHPSRALRMVGVTGTNGKTTTAFLVEAIARTAGKAMGVIGTAGMMLGREVLEGKSGYTTPEPQTIHRLLAAMLQRGAWGAVMEVSSHALEQRRTDHCRFDVAVFTNLTHEHLDYHGDMEGYYAAKARLFRGLQPGAAAVVNIDDPYGRRLAEEIPAGVRTLTYGFSEGADIRAEDVHLTGPGARYRLITPVGEADVEAPHLFGTYNVSNAMAAVGAGLALGFSLQDAVAALGTAKGAPGRFERIDEGQDFTVVVDYAHTPDGFEKLLSDVARIKEPGSRVIMVFGSAGQRDPSKRPDMGRIAGEYCDVLVLTEEDPRTEDAMEIARQIASGVARDEVEIHLIEDRVEAIREAIRMARTGDIVLITGKGQETELEVQHPTTWRGDVVEAVDALRDRAREEARGVRA